TTACACCTCCTAAATTGGTGCGCACCTGATCGGAGCAGGCTTTGAAATCGGCACTGGAACCCGTATTGTCGGCATTGGAGATGATAATGCTTGCTCCGGCATTGAGGATTCCTCCTAGTTGTACTGAGCCGGTAGAGCTGGTATTGGAGCCATTGTAAACCTGAACATAATAAGCGTTTAAGTTTATAGGGTTGGCGGTGGGATTGTAAATTTTGATGGCCCATCCACTGCCGGGATCCCAGTCCACATATTCGGTGATCATCAGGTCATTTGCCTGACCAAAAACGGTTAGGGAGCAGAGGGCTAGGAAACTAAGAAGCAGGGCGCGCATTTGCAGGAGTTTTGGGCGGCGAAGTAAGCAAACAGAAGTTAGCCCGATATTAAACCTTCTTTATTCTTTGTTTTTTGTGTCGATCCAGATGGTAACGGGCCCATCATTTATAAGCTCTACTTCCATATGTGCACCAAACTGTCCTTGCGAAACCCGGCTTTCGCCGATGATTTTACGGGCTTCTGCCAGAAATTCTTCATAAAGCTGATTGGCCATATCGGGAGGAGCGGCCTTAGCATAGCTGGGGCGCGTGCCCTTTTTAACCTTGGCGTGAAGGGTAAACTGACTCACCACTAAGAGGCTGCCTTGCACATCTTCAACCGAGAGGTTCATTAGGCCTTGCTCATCATTAAAAATGCGCAGTTTTAAGATTTTTTGCAGCAACCAATCTCGATCTTCGGCTTCATCATCAGGACCTATTCCCAATAAAATCAGGAGGCCTTTATCGATGGCTCCCACCATTTCTCCTTCTACTTGAACCGAGGCTTTTTGAACTCTTTGAATTAATGCGCGCATAAGCTTCTATTCGCTGTAAATATCCTTACGATAGGGTTCGTCGTCTTCCTGGCCTTCAATAAAGTTCAGGTAACTCTCATAGCGAGTAAAGGCCAGCTTATGTTCTTCAACCGCTGCTTTTACGGCGCAACCTGGCTCATGTTGGTGCAGGCAATTGTGGAATTTACAGTCGCCTTTTAAGCGAAAAATTTCCGGGAAATAATCACCCATTTCGGCGGGCTCCATATTTACCAAACCGAAGCCGCGAATTCCGGGAGTGTCAATAATATAGCCACCCTTTGCTAAGGGGTGCATTTCCGCAAAGGTGGTGGTATGTTGTCCTTGCTCATGCGCTTCAGAGATGGCACGAGTCTTTAGGTTTAAATTTGGATCAATGCGATTGATGAGGCTGCTTTTACCTACTCCGGAATGACCGCTGAGCAGGCTAATTTTAGATTGAAGTAAGGAGTTTAGTTCCTCCAAACCCTCACCACTTTGGGCGGAGCATTCCATCACGGTATAACCGGCTTGCTCATATACGATGCGCAGGAATTCCAGTTCTTCAAAATGCTCATCAGTATAGAGGTCAGTTTTATTAAAGACCAATACAAAGGGAATGTCGTAGGCCTCGGCGCTTACGGCAAAGCGATCGATAAATCGAAGGTGGGTTTTGGGTTGGTCTAAAGTGGCGATGAGTAGCGCCTGATCTACATTGGCAGCTAAAATCTGAGTTTGCTTGCTGAGGTTTACGGATTTGCGAATGATGTAGTTTTTACGATCCAGGAGCTTAGTAATTGCTCCATGACCTTCTTCTGTTTCACTCACCTCTACCAATACTCGATCTCCAACTGCTACTGGATTGGTGCTCTTAATGCCTTGTAAGCGAATTTTCCCGCGAATACGGCAATCGAGCAGAGCCTTGGCAGTTTGCACCTTATACCAGAGGCCGGTAGATTTTATGACCAGTCCTTCTTCAATCATTTTGCAAAGGTGCAGAATCTCCTGCCTTGGGCAAAAGCTTTACCTTCGTGCGTCTAAAATTGAAGCATGTCGATTGAAGTATCTAAGCTAACTAAGCTTTACGGCGAACAGAAGGCTCTGGATGAGGTCTCTTTCGAAATTAAGAAAGGGGAGATTGTGGGATTTTTAGGCCCGAATGGCGCGGGGAAATCGACGATGATGAAAATCCTGACCGGCTATATTCCGCAGTCGGAGGGCCAAGCTAAACTTTGTGGATTAAATGTAGAGTCCGAGAGCATTGCGGTGCGCGAAAAAGTGGGCTATTTACCGGAGCATAATCCCTTGTATCTTGAGATGTACGTAAAGGAGTATCTCAATTTTATGGCTGGGATTCATTCGGTTTCGAAGGAGCAGGTAGACGCGATGATTACAAAAGTGGGATTGGAGCCTGAGAAGCATAAAAAGCTGGGGCAACTCTCTAAAGGTTATCGTCAAAGGGTAGGCTTAGCGGCCGCACTTTTACATGAGCCGGAAGTATTGATTTTAGATGAGCCAACCACTGGTTTGGACGTAAACCAATTGGTGGAGATTCGCCAACTGATAAAGGAGGCGGGAGCCAATAAAACGGTGATGTTGAGTACCCACATTATGCAGGAGGTGGAATACCTCTGTGATCGGGTGATCATTATCAATAAAGGGAAAATTGTAGCCGATCGGCCTATTGCTGACTTAAAGGAACTCACTTTAGGGACGGTCTATCAAGTAGAATTCGACAAGGAATTTAGTAAAAGTGCCCTGCGTAAAATCAATGGCATAAAGCACGTGGAGGAGCTGGGGGCCAACAAATGGTTACTGGAAGGTCGACCGGATATTGATTTACGGACCGGGGTATTCGAATTTGCCGTAGAACAAGGCGCTGCCGTTCTCGAAATTCAAAAACGCGCCGCCAGTTTAGAGGAGGTATTTAAAAAACTAACCAATTAATCAAATGCGAAAAATTAATCTGCTTTTTGTCGTAGCGGTGTTGTTTACTGCTTGCGATGTTCGCACTGTTTCCAAAGCTGCCAAAGCTATAGATCGTGCTAGTCAGGTTGAAGCCAAAGAGGTAAATATGGAGCGCATTCAGGAGGCAGAGGCTAAACTGGAAGCGCGTAAATCCTATACCGGTACCAGAACCGAAGTAAATCCTCAAACCAAGGTAAAGACTGTGATCCCCTTTGTAAATGGCGTGAAGGAAGGGGAGGCCATTGCCTATTATCCGGAAGGAGAAGTGTGGAAGCGCACTAATTATAAAGCAGGCAAACTGGATGGCAAGGCTCAAATATTCCGTCAGGATGGAACGCTTAAGCATCAGGCCGATTATGTGAAAGGCGAATACGATGGTGACTATATAGACTACTTTAAAAGTGGTAATCCACAGCTGGAAACTAGCTTTAAAATGGGCAGACCCCTACCGGGATTTGTAGATCGTGATTATCGGGGTAATGAGAAGAAGAACCCAGACTTTGTGATCCAGGAAGGTGAAAAGATGGTGAATGGTCAGAAGGTGGTGAGCATTAATGTTGGGATGTCCGAGCGCGTGGTGGATCCGGTTTATTATATTTTACCGTCTGACATTAGCTGGGCGGAATCATCGGGGGATGTACTCCGGAGCTACAAGTTAAATTCAGTGGCAGGTGGAAATGGCGAAATAGAGGTAAGCCTAGAGCCTAGTCAATTTTTGGCAATCGACGGTCAATTAATAGTGCAGTATATGTATAAAGGTAAACTGCGCGTAGCCCAAAGTAAGTCGATTAAGCTGAGTTACGAGAATCTTTAGATTTTACGATAATAGTCTTTAAGTCCTAGGAGTAGAGAGTTGCTTGGGGCATACTTTAAGCCGCGTTCTATCCAATTTTGAGCCTCTCTTTTACTGCTTCGGAAGCTGTAATGCGCCACTTTGCTATAGGCTAAGGCCACCCGTTCTTCATTAACAGTTTCGGGCAGACTGCCACCTAAGGTTTCTTCCAACTCTTCCAAATTGCGTTTGGCACTGCTAAGTTGATTGCGGTTTACATGGTTTACCGCCTCCAGAATATAAATTTCAGCCACCAGGTTTCGGTAAATTGGATTTTCCAATAAGGAAGGGTAATGATGGTTGTAAGATCGGAGACTGTCTGAAATAGAAGATTCCATCCATTTTCCAGCTTGAATTTTCATGGCGATACCGCTCATCACTAAGGTGATACCGCTTTGATCATTTGGAAGTTCATCTAAACAATTCTTGCCGTTTTCCAGGGTTTCGGAAATCTTTCCTTTTTGAAAAGCCTCGGTTCCAAGAGTGATAAATCGATTAGCACGAATGTACTTTAGGGCGGAGTCATTGCTGAGGTAAGCTTCCTGGAAGAAGTCAAACCAGGCCTCGTAAATAGAGCGATCAATTTTCTTTTCTAAATAACGTGCACAGTAGTATTCAAAGGCCTCCAGGTTTTCGAGCTTTTCCTTTTCAGAAAAGAAAGTCCAATTCACCCGACAGAGATCGAAATAGTAGGGCTTGCTATAATCTTCTTGTTCAATCCAGGTGCCAATGATGAATGCGGCTTCTTCGTAATCGGCATCAGGAGCTAAGAAGCGGGCTTTTAAATGGTTTTGAAGGGCTGAGTGGTAATTCTCTGCTTCAAGGTCGTAGAGTGATTGGTTTTGATATTGAATGGCGACCAACCGACTAGGGTTCACAAATTCACGATCATCGAAGCTGCCTACAATAGAATCGAGTTTTGGATCATTCAATTGCTTGGGGCTGATCAGTTTTCGAGCCAAGTATTCTTCAATTAATTCCTCCCGACTTTGCATTTCAATTTCATAGAAACCTTGTCGGGGATCGGTGCTTTCTACAACCCAGGTTTCGTCGTCGTGCATGACCATAACGTAAACATGGCCCGGGATTTCAACCATTATATGTGGAATTCCCAGCCGTGAAAAAAAGTAGGAATACATACCCGAGGCAGAAACACAGTTGTAAAAGCCCGTTTCGAATATTTCGCAAAACTGATTGTTGGATTCATATTTATAGAAGATTTCTTCGTGAACCCTATTGAAGACCGTTTTGACAATTTTCTTGGTGCTCTTGCGAACCAATTTAGCAGAGTCCAGAGATTGGAAGATTTGCTCCAATTTCTCTTGATTTGCGAGGGCTGTGCTGGAGTCCATACGACCGCCGGCTGCTAAAAGAAGATAAAGATGATTCGTGTCGCCTTTAGCCGCGGCTTGAAAACTGTTTTCTTCAAAGGTATTGCTGAACTCCAGCCACTCAATGGGCATTTTGAGCGCTTGAGCAGAATTTACAAAGGGACTAAAAAACAGTAGGAGCAAGCTGAGGCTGCGCAGTAAGCTTTTCATGAACAGGATTAAGGCTTCAAAGGTATTTCAATTTCTCTAGCGGGAGAGAGGGCTAATTATAGTTGTTTCAAATTCAGTGATATATAAATTAGCTTCATTGATATACATACTCATGGACTCACAATTTTTAAATGAAAAATCTTGAGATTATGGCGTACTTTGTTTCGCTTTTTTAGGCCATAAATCAATTTTGCATGATCAGGAAAGTCCTGTTTTTGTTTTGGATAGCAACGCTAAGCTTGAAGGCTCAGGTTTATCATCCGGCCCCGCATCAGCAGCAGCATGATTTACCACGCGGTGCCTATGTTGCCTGTGTAGATAATATGGTGCAGGAGATGGCCGGTGGCAGCTCTCAACAATTGCAAGATTTAATCGGAACTATTGAGCGTCATGATTTAAGTTTTTTAGCCTTTTATGGCTTGCACTATGTAGTGGATAATAATCCACAGGATAATCCGGAAGAAGCCCAATTGCGGGTATTACTTAATCAATTACGCAGTCGTTTTCCCAAACTACAAATTGCGGCTGTGGGCGGTGGCTTGCAAAACCCCAGTGCCGGTAAAATCAAGGCTCAGGAGTTTCAACATCTAAAGACTGATAATTTTCTTTTTAAAGCGATAAGCGATGAGGCTTGTCCCAATCAGAAACCAGGCTTGGTCTCAGTAGGCAAGTTGAATGCGGTAATGAATCCGCGGAATCCCAATGCTCAAGAACAGTATCAAGCGGAGGTGCTGAAGCTTTTTGCCCGAATCGCCTGTTCATTTGGCTTTGCCAACCCTGCTTCGCGCAGTGCTATGGGCTCGGGGAAAACTTTGCAAACACAGGATTACTTCGATCATTTGGTTTTGGAAGATGAATGGTGGTGGCGCAATGGTTTGGTTGCAGACCATTTGAATGATCATGAGGATTTACTGCGTGCCATGCGCAGCATATTGCAATTGAGCCATGCTTGTGAAGCTAAGGTGATGACCTATGAAAGTCTGCAAATTGATAGTAGTGGTTTGGTTCCCATGGATCAGCAGGCACAAGAGATTGCCGCTTTGGCCGATCGGGTTTTTGTAACCCACTATTTTAAGTGTGTCCCCAATACCTTGGAACGCTATTGTGAAGTAATTGAAGCCTGGGGTAAGTTGAGTGGTGCCGAAGTGGAGCTATGGCCACTTTTCTCTTCCGAAGATCAATCGGCAAAAGTTTCTTGCAGTCGTTTTGATCCTAGCAAATCCTGGAACGACTTCTGGGGTGAGTGGATGGATACCAGTTTTACGGCAGCCAATCCTCCTCCTGATTTTTGTCCGGGTCCGGGTCGCCCAGGCTATGGCTATCCCTACGAAACCGATGAGGCAGAAGACTTGTATTTGGAGCGCTTGGATAGTGCGGGCACAGCACGTTTATTACCCAATAGCACTTGTCCGGTCTTTCATCGAGGAAGCTATGAGCCAGAGGGTTTTATGTGGTTTATTGCCCATTTAATGGATCCTTATAATCGCAGTCGGGTAGGGCTTGCAGAGGCAGAAAGCTTTAAAGCCAGTCCAGTGCTTTTCCCTAACCCCGCTAATGAAAGTGTAAGCCTAAGTTATGGTACTTTGATTTCCATTAGTGGCCTATCAGGCGAAAGCCTAAACCAAAAAATAAAAGGGAGCAAGGCACAATTGAATGACCTGGCTCCCGGATTGTATTTGGTAAAGGTGTGGGCTAATGAACGCTACTATTTTCTGAAGCTTCAGAAGTCCTAGACCTTATTTTTTACGCATAAAGATTTGGATGGGCACACCGTTGAAATCATAGTGCTGGCGCAATTGATTTTCGAGAAAGCGCTTGTAAGGATCCTTGATGTACTGCGGTAAATTGGCAAAAAAGGCAAATGAAGGTACCCGAGTTGGTAATTGGGTACAGAACTTAATTTTGATCAATTTGCCTTTGGTGGCAGGAGGTGGAGTAGCCTGAATAATAGGGAGCATCAGATCATTGAGCTTACTGGTGCTGATCTTTTGCTGGCGACGTTCAAACACGTTTACGGCTTCTTCTACGGCCTTGTAAATCCTTTGTTTGTTTAATACCGACATGAAGATGATCGGAATATCGCTAAAGGGTGCGATTTTTTCGCGGATATTGTCTTCGAAGCGCTTGGCGGTATGGGTGTCTTTTTCCACCAAATCCCATTTATTAACCAGCACTACGATGCCTTTCTTATTACGTTCGGCCAAAGAGAAAACGGCTAAATCCTGACCTTCAAAACCTCTTTCAGCGTCTACAATCAAAAGACATACATCCGCATCTTCAATAGCGCGCACCGAGCGAAGAACGGAGTAAAACTCAAGGTTCTCGTGGACCTTACTTTTCTTTCGCAATCCTGCGGTATCAACCAAGAGGAAGTCTTTGCCAAAGAGGTTGTAGCGGGTATTGATAGAGTCGCGGGTAGTGCCAGCAACATCCGTTACAATATTGCGCTCAATTCCGGTAATGGCATTGATGAAGGAAGATTTACCGGCATTGGGACGACCAATTACGGCGATTTTGGGAATGTCTAATTCTTCCTCTTCAGGGTCTTCGGGCAAGGCGGCAATCATCTCGTCGAGAAAGTCACCCGTACCCCCACCATTCATGGCAGAGATATTATGTACTTCTCCTAAGCCCAGACCGTAGAACTCGGCACTTTGGGTTTGGCGCATGGCATTGTCGACCTTATTGGCCACCAACATCACCTTCTTTTCGCTGCGGCGTAAAAGATTGGCTACTTCTTCATCCATTCCGGTTATACCATCTTCGGCATCTACCAGAAAGAGAATGAGATTGGCTTCGTCTACGGCAATTTGCACTTGCTTCCGGATTTCGCCTTCAAACACATCGTCGCTGCCTATGATATAACCACCGGTGTCGATAACTGAAAATTTGCGACCGGCCCATTCGGCTTTGCCGTATAAGCGATCACGTGTAACACCGGCAATAGAATCAACGATAGCCTTACGTTGACCGGTTAAACGATTAAAAAGAGTAGACTTCCCAACATTGGGTCTACCGACGATGGCTACAATATTGCCCAAAGCTTAAATTTTGGGCAAAGATAGTTTAAAGCTGAGGCTTAGTCACTAAGAAGGTCTTCCGGAATTTCGCAAACCGGAATAGGCTCCATTTTATGGCGATTGTTGCGGTGGTAGCGCTGGTAAATTTCTATTACCTCTTTTTCGCGTCCATGGAAGTGATCGGGCTTCTTGCCTTCTTTTTGCTGTTCCATAGCCCATTCGAGCTCGGGATAGCTGGCGCCGATTTGATCTTCGTCGGTGCGATCATCGCCCCACAGTCCATCGGTAGGAGGTGCGTCTAAGATTTCCTGAATCACTCCCATTTCTTCGGCTAATTCGAAAACCTGAGTTTTATAGAGGTCAGCAATGGGGCTTAAGTCCACTCCGCCGTCACCATATTTGGTATAGAAGCCTACGCCGAAGTCTTCTACTTTGTTGCCGGTACCTACCACTATTTTGCTTTCCAAGGCAGCAAAATAGTAAAGGGTGGTCATGCGCAAACGCGCGCGTGAATTCACCAAACTCATTTCACGGGCTTCGCTGCCGGGAACATTGGGAAGGGAGCCAATAAACTGATCAAATACCGGGGTGAGGTCTACTTCAACCCGACTTACATTAGAGTGGCGCTTTTGCAATTCTTCAATATGCTTGCGAGCACGACTTACCTGATCTGGACTTTGATAAATAGGCATCTCAACCAAAGTAACCGGAAAGCCGGTTGCGGCAGCCAGACTGGAGGTTAGAGCAGAGTCGATTCCTCCCGATACTCCAACTACATAGCCTTTGGTGCCCGATTTTTCGGTGTATGCTTTTAACCAGTTTACAATATGGTCAATGATGGCGGCGCGATTCATGCTTATGCTTTAAAACAGGATACCTACACTTAATGAAACGTAATCGAAGCGATAATTAAACTGATCGCTCAAACGAGGATCTTCATCACTCAGAAGGTTGTCGGTTAGGGCGCGATGGTATTGCAGGCGTCCTAAGAGTTTAGTTTGACCTCCAAGGTCGTATTCCATTCCCATTCCAATGCGGAAGGTCGCGTCGAATAAGCTAATCAGACTACCGAAATCTCTAGTGGTGGCTGGGTCCCAGCTTACTTCTTCACCGGTTTCGAAACCAATGGCAAAGCCCATTTCAGCGAAATAGGTGCTGTAGCCAAATTGACGAGTACGCATTTTAATTTGCAAGGGAATCTGGATGAAGCCAGCTCGGTAATCAGTGGTCGTGTCATTGATTTCCAAAGAACCACCACGGTTTAAATATTCGAAGCCGGAGGTGAAAGCATAGCGATCGGCAAAGGAATATTCGGCTAAACCGCCAAAGCCAAAGAGCAGGGCGGAGCCGGTATTGGCATTTCCCTGATTGCTGTTGAGGTAACTAAGTTGGCTGCTGCCAATAATTCCCAGTTGAAAATTGCGTTCCTGAGCTAATAAACTACCGCTGCTAAGAAGCAATAAAGCGGCATAGAGATAGATTCGCATAGATGCTTAGTTTTGAACAAAATTAAGACCCTTCCAACAATGAAGCGCCTTTTGTTATTTGTTTTCTGCACAATCCTGTTCACGGTTTCTTGTGATGAGGATCCACAGATTGATTTGGATCAGATTTCTATTAGCACAGAAGTACAACGTTTTGATCGCGCCTTTTATACTTTGGATACGGCTCATTTTGAGGAGGGTCTAAATGCGATTACGGAAAAGTATGCGCCCTTCTTTAGTAATGAGGCAGAAATGATCTTTTGGCAGAATCAACGTAAGGATGAATTGCAGAACAAGCTATTTGCGCTCACCGAGAAGGAATTTGGCGACCTGAAGGATTGGGAGCAGGAGCTTAATCGTTTGATGAAGCGTTACTATTATTATTTCGGAACGCAGGATAGCCTTGAGGTCTTTACCTATATCTCTCGCCTGGATTTTAATTATCCGATCGTGGTTTCCAAGCCTTATATATTTATTGCCCTTGATCTCTATATTGGCGAAGCGGCCAAAGAGTATTATGAAATCTTACCTCAGTACTTGCAATACCATCGGCAGTCGCAGTTTATGTTGCGGGATGTGGCCTATGCCCTGGCGGAGAAACGCGTACCTAAGCCCGCGGAACCGGTAAGTCTTTTGGATGCGATGCTCTATCAGGGAAAGCTCTTGAAGCTTACCGAATTGTTGCTAGGTAAGGTAGATGAAGCAACCCTATTGGTGTATCCACCTGAGAAGCACAAGTTTTGTGTAGAGCATGAAAAGGAGATGTGGATTTATTTCATTGAGCAACAAATGCTCTTTAAAAGTGATGAAGAGCTCAAACGTCGTTTTATGTCGGTTGCCCCATTTTCGAAATTCCGGACTAATATCGATGCAGAAACTCCTGGTCGTGTAGGTTGGTGGTTTGGTTATCGCGTTTTGGAAACTTATCTCGATGAATATCCAGAGCAAGAGCTTGCCGAATGGCTTAATGAGATGGACAGTCGCAAGATTCTAAAGCTCTCCTCTTATAAGCCTTAGGAAAGGAAGCGAAAATTGCGGTCCAATTAAATCGGGGCTTTTACCTTTGCCAAAAATTTGAATATGGCAGTAGCGCATCGCTCCGATATAAACTTGAACATTGGTCTGGACGAAAATCGGGTTCCCGAGGAAATGACCTGGTCTGCCGCCGACAGTGGCGTAGAAAACTCGAAAACCAAGGCAGCGATGATCTCCATTTGGGATGAAAAAGCGCAAGAGACTTTACGCATTGACCTTTGGACCAAGGATATGCCCTTGGATCAAATGAAGAAATACATTCACCAAAACATTATGGCCTTAGCCGATACCCTGGAGCGTGCCGGGGGTGAGGCTGATTATGCCAAGGACTTACGAGAGTATGCCCTGGATTTAGGTGAGAAAATGAATGTTCTGAAGCGCGGTTAATTCACTTCTAATTTTCGATTGATCTCAGCGATATAGCTGAGGATTTCTGTTTTGCCAGCTCCGGTTTCTGCTGAAGTGGCAAAATAAACGGGTATCTCAGCCCAGCTTTCCAGCATCTTTTTGTGATAGGTATGAAGGTTCTTATTGAGCTGATTGGACTTAAGCTTATCAATCTTGGTGTAAACCATAGAAAAAGGCACTTGGTTTTCGCCTAGCCATTCCATGAATTCCAAATCGATTTGCTGAGGAGGAATCCTCGAGTCGATTAGAACGAATAGGTTTATCAGATTAGGACGTTCCAGAATGTAGTCCTCAATCATTTTCTGGAATTTTTGACGGGAGTTCTTGCTCACCTTGGCGTAGCCATATCCGGGTAGATCTACTAAGTACCAGGTCTCATCCACAATAAAGTGATTGATTAATTGAGTTTTTCCTGGTTTTGAAGAAGTGTGGGCCAGCTTTTTATTATTCGCCAGGCAATTGATCAAACTGCTCTTACCCACATTAGAACGACCAATAAAGGCGTATTCGGGCTTTTTGTCTTGAGGGCACTTGGCAATATTGGTATTGCTGATTACGAATTCGACCTGCTTAATTTCCATGCGGCAAAGGTAGGCATGATAAAGAATCATTGACTCGAAAATCCGAAATCCTAAAAATTAGAACCCTAAGCTAGTTATTAGACGTGAAATTGACCCTCGGAATTTAGTGGGGAAGAGTTTAAAATGGAATATTTTAATGCTTGAAAATTGAGTTTTAGGAAAAATATTAGGGTCTTCAAAATGACATAAAATTCAAGAATAGAATTTGCGATACTGGTAAATTTTAAGGGTTTTGGTTTTTTTGTTGAAGAAAATTTGATAATGTAATTTTAATTTAAACTGTCAAGAAATTAGGGTTTTAGAATTTAGTATTGGGTGTTAAGCCTAGTTTGTGCTTAAT
The Croceimicrobium hydrocarbonivorans genome window above contains:
- the dtd gene encoding D-aminoacyl-tRNA deacylase; translation: MRALIQRVQKASVQVEGEMVGAIDKGLLILLGIGPDDEAEDRDWLLQKILKLRIFNDEQGLMNLSVEDVQGSLLVVSQFTLHAKVKKGTRPSYAKAAPPDMANQLYEEFLAEARKIIGESRVSQGQFGAHMEVELINDGPVTIWIDTKNKE
- the rsgA gene encoding ribosome small subunit-dependent GTPase A, which gives rise to MIEEGLVIKSTGLWYKVQTAKALLDCRIRGKIRLQGIKSTNPVAVGDRVLVEVSETEEGHGAITKLLDRKNYIIRKSVNLSKQTQILAANVDQALLIATLDQPKTHLRFIDRFAVSAEAYDIPFVLVFNKTDLYTDEHFEELEFLRIVYEQAGYTVMECSAQSGEGLEELNSLLQSKISLLSGHSGVGKSSLINRIDPNLNLKTRAISEAHEQGQHTTTFAEMHPLAKGGYIIDTPGIRGFGLVNMEPAEMGDYFPEIFRLKGDCKFHNCLHQHEPGCAVKAAVEEHKLAFTRYESYLNFIEGQEDDEPYRKDIYSE
- the gldA gene encoding gliding motility-associated ABC transporter ATP-binding subunit GldA — encoded protein: MSIEVSKLTKLYGEQKALDEVSFEIKKGEIVGFLGPNGAGKSTMMKILTGYIPQSEGQAKLCGLNVESESIAVREKVGYLPEHNPLYLEMYVKEYLNFMAGIHSVSKEQVDAMITKVGLEPEKHKKLGQLSKGYRQRVGLAAALLHEPEVLILDEPTTGLDVNQLVEIRQLIKEAGANKTVMLSTHIMQEVEYLCDRVIIINKGKIVADRPIADLKELTLGTVYQVEFDKEFSKSALRKINGIKHVEELGANKWLLEGRPDIDLRTGVFEFAVEQGAAVLEIQKRAASLEEVFKKLTN
- a CDS encoding toxin-antitoxin system YwqK family antitoxin, producing the protein MRKINLLFVVAVLFTACDVRTVSKAAKAIDRASQVEAKEVNMERIQEAEAKLEARKSYTGTRTEVNPQTKVKTVIPFVNGVKEGEAIAYYPEGEVWKRTNYKAGKLDGKAQIFRQDGTLKHQADYVKGEYDGDYIDYFKSGNPQLETSFKMGRPLPGFVDRDYRGNEKKNPDFVIQEGEKMVNGQKVVSINVGMSERVVDPVYYILPSDISWAESSGDVLRSYKLNSVAGGNGEIEVSLEPSQFLAIDGQLIVQYMYKGKLRVAQSKSIKLSYENL
- a CDS encoding T9SS type A sorting domain-containing protein, whose amino-acid sequence is MIRKVLFLFWIATLSLKAQVYHPAPHQQQHDLPRGAYVACVDNMVQEMAGGSSQQLQDLIGTIERHDLSFLAFYGLHYVVDNNPQDNPEEAQLRVLLNQLRSRFPKLQIAAVGGGLQNPSAGKIKAQEFQHLKTDNFLFKAISDEACPNQKPGLVSVGKLNAVMNPRNPNAQEQYQAEVLKLFARIACSFGFANPASRSAMGSGKTLQTQDYFDHLVLEDEWWWRNGLVADHLNDHEDLLRAMRSILQLSHACEAKVMTYESLQIDSSGLVPMDQQAQEIAALADRVFVTHYFKCVPNTLERYCEVIEAWGKLSGAEVELWPLFSSEDQSAKVSCSRFDPSKSWNDFWGEWMDTSFTAANPPPDFCPGPGRPGYGYPYETDEAEDLYLERLDSAGTARLLPNSTCPVFHRGSYEPEGFMWFIAHLMDPYNRSRVGLAEAESFKASPVLFPNPANESVSLSYGTLISISGLSGESLNQKIKGSKAQLNDLAPGLYLVKVWANERYYFLKLQKS
- the der gene encoding ribosome biogenesis GTPase Der — protein: MGNIVAIVGRPNVGKSTLFNRLTGQRKAIVDSIAGVTRDRLYGKAEWAGRKFSVIDTGGYIIGSDDVFEGEIRKQVQIAVDEANLILFLVDAEDGITGMDEEVANLLRRSEKKVMLVANKVDNAMRQTQSAEFYGLGLGEVHNISAMNGGGTGDFLDEMIAALPEDPEEEELDIPKIAVIGRPNAGKSSFINAITGIERNIVTDVAGTTRDSINTRYNLFGKDFLLVDTAGLRKKSKVHENLEFYSVLRSVRAIEDADVCLLIVDAERGFEGQDLAVFSLAERNKKGIVVLVNKWDLVEKDTHTAKRFEDNIREKIAPFSDIPIIFMSVLNKQRIYKAVEEAVNVFERRQQKISTSKLNDLMLPIIQATPPPATKGKLIKIKFCTQLPTRVPSFAFFANLPQYIKDPYKRFLENQLRQHYDFNGVPIQIFMRKK
- the nadE gene encoding NAD(+) synthase, yielding MNRAAIIDHIVNWLKAYTEKSGTKGYVVGVSGGIDSALTSSLAAATGFPVTLVEMPIYQSPDQVSRARKHIEELQKRHSNVSRVEVDLTPVFDQFIGSLPNVPGSEAREMSLVNSRARLRMTTLYYFAALESKIVVGTGNKVEDFGVGFYTKYGDGGVDLSPIADLYKTQVFELAEEMGVIQEILDAPPTDGLWGDDRTDEDQIGASYPELEWAMEQQKEGKKPDHFHGREKEVIEIYQRYHRNNRHKMEPIPVCEIPEDLLSD
- a CDS encoding outer membrane beta-barrel protein, with product MRIYLYAALLLLSSGSLLAQERNFQLGIIGSSQLSYLNSNQGNANTGSALLFGFGGLAEYSFADRYAFTSGFEYLNRGGSLEINDTTTDYRAGFIQIPLQIKMRTRQFGYSTYFAEMGFAIGFETGEEVSWDPATTRDFGSLISLFDATFRIGMGMEYDLGGQTKLLGRLQYHRALTDNLLSDEDPRLSDQFNYRFDYVSLSVGILF
- the gldB gene encoding gliding motility lipoprotein GldB yields the protein MKRLLLFVFCTILFTVSCDEDPQIDLDQISISTEVQRFDRAFYTLDTAHFEEGLNAITEKYAPFFSNEAEMIFWQNQRKDELQNKLFALTEKEFGDLKDWEQELNRLMKRYYYYFGTQDSLEVFTYISRLDFNYPIVVSKPYIFIALDLYIGEAAKEYYEILPQYLQYHRQSQFMLRDVAYALAEKRVPKPAEPVSLLDAMLYQGKLLKLTELLLGKVDEATLLVYPPEKHKFCVEHEKEMWIYFIEQQMLFKSDEELKRRFMSVAPFSKFRTNIDAETPGRVGWWFGYRVLETYLDEYPEQELAEWLNEMDSRKILKLSSYKP
- the gldC gene encoding gliding motility protein GldC, which translates into the protein MAVAHRSDINLNIGLDENRVPEEMTWSAADSGVENSKTKAAMISIWDEKAQETLRIDLWTKDMPLDQMKKYIHQNIMALADTLERAGGEADYAKDLREYALDLGEKMNVLKRG
- the yihA gene encoding ribosome biogenesis GTP-binding protein YihA/YsxC, with the protein product MEIKQVEFVISNTNIAKCPQDKKPEYAFIGRSNVGKSSLINCLANNKKLAHTSSKPGKTQLINHFIVDETWYLVDLPGYGYAKVSKNSRQKFQKMIEDYILERPNLINLFVLIDSRIPPQQIDLEFMEWLGENQVPFSMVYTKIDKLKSNQLNKNLHTYHKKMLESWAEIPVYFATSAETGAGKTEILSYIAEINRKLEVN